The following proteins are co-located in the Mesorhizobium australicum WSM2073 genome:
- a CDS encoding ABC transporter permease, translating into MENHSLIQRLIARPEFGPFILLIVEIAVFWGFNHDFLSPQNISNTLAFTVELGLIALAMTLLMTSGEFDLSVGSLFGFSPVLMWTLFNAGVTSLEMGFLVALVVAALIGLVNGWFVTQLKIPSFLVTLGMLLVVRGSALFITDGFPQRTWSAEGSWLAEALVGDFFIGPFRIYMSLFWFIAAAIALGYVLTQSRTGNWIQAAGGNPNAARARGVNVNRVKVGLFVLSSVMASLAGVISSLRTSAANPNSGTGYELEVIAMVVIGGTALTGGRGTIIGTVLGILILRVMRNGIVLIGVPGLAYNIFIGAIILGMMALHSWLERRHQAGT; encoded by the coding sequence GTGGAAAATCATTCGCTCATCCAACGCCTGATCGCGCGGCCGGAATTCGGACCTTTCATTCTGCTCATCGTGGAGATCGCCGTTTTCTGGGGTTTCAACCACGACTTCCTGTCGCCGCAGAACATCTCCAACACGCTGGCCTTCACGGTCGAGCTCGGCCTAATCGCGCTGGCGATGACGCTGTTAATGACTTCGGGCGAATTCGACCTCTCCGTCGGGTCCCTGTTCGGCTTCTCGCCCGTACTGATGTGGACGCTGTTCAATGCCGGCGTCACCTCGCTGGAAATGGGCTTCCTTGTCGCGCTGGTGGTTGCCGCCTTGATCGGCCTGGTCAATGGCTGGTTCGTCACGCAGCTCAAGATCCCGTCCTTCCTGGTGACGCTCGGCATGCTGCTGGTGGTGCGCGGCAGCGCGCTTTTCATCACCGACGGGTTTCCGCAGCGCACCTGGAGTGCCGAAGGCAGCTGGCTGGCGGAGGCTCTGGTCGGCGACTTCTTCATCGGGCCGTTCCGCATCTACATGTCGCTGTTCTGGTTCATCGCCGCGGCGATCGCGCTCGGCTATGTCCTGACGCAAAGCCGGACCGGCAACTGGATCCAGGCGGCGGGCGGCAATCCCAACGCGGCGCGTGCCCGCGGCGTCAATGTCAATCGCGTCAAGGTCGGCCTGTTCGTCCTGTCGTCGGTCATGGCCTCGCTTGCCGGCGTCATCTCCTCGCTGCGCACATCCGCCGCCAATCCCAACAGCGGTACCGGCTACGAACTCGAGGTAATCGCCATGGTGGTAATCGGCGGCACCGCACTCACCGGCGGGCGCGGCACCATCATCGGCACCGTGCTCGGCATCCTGATCCTGCGCGTGATGCGCAACGGCATCGTGCTGATCGGCGTGCCCGGCCTTGCCTACAACATCTTCATCGGCGCGATCATCCTTGGCATGATGGCGCTGCATTCATGGCTGGAACGCCGGCACCAGGCGGGGACTTGA
- a CDS encoding fumarylacetoacetate hydrolase family protein produces the protein MTNPTHLPAEGLFVGRARSGDASHPLVVTVRDGTVFDITSSAAPTVRDVCELADPAGHVRSARGKPIGSLDTIAANSFEATRDRAKPFLLSPVDLQAIKASGVTFVVSLLERVIEEQARGSAEKADAIRADIAGLIGHDLSKLKPGSPEAMEIKAKLISRGAWSQYLEVGIGPDAEIFTKCQPMASVGFGADVGLHPVSTWNNPEPEIAMIAASSGRIVGATIGNDVNLRDVEGRSALLLGKAKDNNASASLGPFIRLFDDTFSIADVKQAVVRLKVEGEDGFSLEGASSMAEISRSPEELVAAAMGPHHQYPDGLALYLGTMFVPSKDRGEKGKGFTHKVGDIVTISSEKFGALVNRVRLSPDCPHWTYGASHLMRDLAKAGLL, from the coding sequence ATGACCAACCCGACACATCTGCCCGCTGAAGGCTTGTTTGTCGGCCGCGCCAGGAGCGGCGATGCCTCGCACCCCCTGGTCGTCACGGTGCGCGACGGCACCGTCTTCGACATCACATCCAGCGCGGCGCCCACCGTGCGTGACGTCTGCGAATTGGCCGACCCGGCCGGCCATGTGCGCTCGGCCAGGGGCAAGCCGATCGGTTCACTCGACACCATCGCGGCCAACAGTTTCGAAGCCACGCGCGATCGGGCAAAACCCTTTCTGCTGTCGCCGGTCGACCTGCAGGCGATCAAGGCTTCCGGCGTCACCTTCGTGGTCAGCCTGCTCGAACGGGTGATCGAGGAACAGGCGCGTGGCTCGGCCGAGAAGGCCGACGCCATCCGCGCCGACATTGCGGGCCTGATCGGCCATGATCTTTCGAAGCTCAAGCCCGGTTCGCCAGAGGCGATGGAGATCAAGGCCAAGCTGATTTCGCGCGGCGCCTGGTCGCAATATCTGGAAGTGGGCATCGGCCCCGATGCCGAGATCTTCACCAAGTGCCAGCCGATGGCCTCGGTCGGCTTCGGCGCCGATGTCGGCCTGCATCCGGTTTCGACCTGGAACAATCCGGAGCCGGAGATCGCCATGATCGCCGCCTCGAGCGGCAGGATCGTCGGCGCCACCATCGGCAACGACGTCAATCTGCGCGACGTCGAGGGCCGTTCGGCGCTGCTGCTCGGCAAGGCCAAGGACAACAACGCCTCGGCCTCGCTTGGCCCCTTCATCCGGCTGTTCGACGACACGTTCTCCATCGCCGACGTGAAGCAGGCCGTCGTGCGCCTGAAGGTCGAGGGCGAGGACGGGTTTTCGCTGGAGGGGGCAAGCTCGATGGCCGAGATCAGCCGCTCGCCGGAGGAGCTGGTTGCCGCGGCCATGGGCCCGCATCACCAGTATCCGGACGGGCTGGCGCTCTATCTCGGCACCATGTTCGTGCCGTCGAAGGATCGCGGCGAAAAGGGCAAGGGGTTCACGCACAAGGTCGGCGACATCGTCACCATCTCGTCGGAAAAATTCGGCGCGCTGGTCAACCGCGTGCGGCTGTCGCCCGATTGCCCGCACTGGACCTACGGCGCCAGCCATTTGATGCGCGACCTGGCCAAGGCCGGCCTGCTCTAA
- a CDS encoding 2'-5' RNA ligase family protein, producing the protein MYQGELDFGIPEPPRRPQKPDRVFFGVFLQAGDYSRFADCQSRLCDKCGIAGSPLIPERFHVSQQHVGDYKRLRSKIIFAATRSGQRVMMPAFEITFRHARSFPGRPTTRGRPAKHPFVLVADDGPVCELSGNLGVEMLREGLKASDGFVPHMTLAYDQKLIPELPIEPISFVAREFILVHSLRGLTQYDFLERWPLIAM; encoded by the coding sequence ATGTACCAAGGCGAACTAGATTTCGGAATTCCAGAACCGCCAAGGCGGCCCCAAAAACCGGATCGTGTCTTCTTCGGCGTGTTTCTGCAGGCAGGGGATTATTCTCGGTTTGCTGATTGTCAAAGCCGACTATGCGACAAATGTGGCATAGCCGGCTCACCGCTGATACCGGAGCGTTTTCATGTCAGCCAGCAGCATGTCGGGGACTACAAGCGGCTGCGGTCGAAAATCATCTTTGCGGCCACCCGATCGGGGCAGCGCGTCATGATGCCTGCTTTTGAGATCACCTTTCGCCACGCCAGGAGCTTTCCTGGCCGCCCGACGACAAGGGGCCGACCGGCCAAGCATCCCTTCGTGCTTGTGGCCGATGACGGACCGGTTTGTGAACTGAGCGGGAATCTCGGCGTCGAAATGCTGCGTGAAGGCCTGAAGGCGTCAGACGGGTTCGTCCCTCATATGACCCTTGCCTATGACCAGAAACTTATCCCCGAACTGCCGATCGAGCCGATCAGCTTCGTGGCGCGGGAGTTCATTCTCGTGCACAGCCTGCGCGGGCTGACGCAATATGATTTTCTGGAA
- a CDS encoding TetR/AcrR family transcriptional regulator — MTDGVVERSRPRDRILETARDMFHKHGIKGVGVDAITEAAGTNKMTLYRHFESKDELIVECLRANALKAGAMWETFEAEHPGDKLAQLHAWVRKAAAMLNTDGRGCDMANAAAELTEPDHPARRVIKELKEAQRERLVGLCRDAGIGQAELLADTLSLLFEGARVSVQTVGAEGPSTQFVRMAEGLIVSFRGTAAG, encoded by the coding sequence ATGACAGACGGCGTCGTGGAGCGCTCTCGTCCCCGGGATCGGATTCTGGAGACGGCGCGTGACATGTTCCACAAGCACGGCATCAAGGGCGTCGGCGTCGACGCCATCACCGAGGCTGCCGGCACGAACAAGATGACGCTCTATCGTCACTTCGAATCCAAGGACGAACTGATCGTCGAATGCCTGCGCGCCAACGCACTGAAAGCTGGCGCGATGTGGGAAACGTTCGAGGCCGAGCATCCGGGTGACAAACTCGCTCAACTTCATGCCTGGGTTCGCAAGGCCGCCGCCATGCTCAACACCGACGGCCGTGGCTGCGACATGGCCAACGCCGCCGCCGAGCTGACCGAACCCGATCATCCGGCAAGGCGCGTCATCAAGGAACTCAAGGAAGCCCAGCGCGAACGCCTGGTCGGGCTCTGCCGGGATGCCGGCATCGGCCAGGCCGAGCTTCTCGCCGATACGCTGTCGCTGCTGTTTGAAGGTGCGCGGGTCAGCGTGCAGACCGTCGGTGCCGAGGGCCCGAGCACGCAGTTCGTGCGGATGGCTGAAGGACTGATCGTTTCCTTCCGGGGCACTGCCGCCGGTTAA
- a CDS encoding efflux RND transporter permease subunit: MVNFFIHRPIFASAIAIIMVLAGTICYFLLPVSQFPDITPPQVVVSAHYPGASAQVVADTVTTPLEQQINGVQGMTYMSSTSSNDGSSTITITFDVGYSLSTAAVDVQNRVSQAASSLPAIVNQGGVTIKKQNPNFVLIVNLTSPDHSVDPVALSNLAYLQVVDPLKRLPGVGDVQIFGERRYSMRVWLDPDKLANLGITAVDVQNAIAEQNVQVAAGKIGQSPAPAGTAFEMQVNAVGRLSDPKEFGDIVVRANTDTGSLVRLRDVARIELGALQYSSSAFFGKDPTVVLAVYQMPGSNALDLQQRVKDKMQELSARFPKGVDYAMHYDTTRFVSASMHDVLITLGEALVLVVAVVFIFLQSWRTTIIPTIAIPVSLVATLVIMEMMGFSLNMLSLLGMVLAIGLVVDDAIVVVENVERQLEAGLKPLAATKAAMAEVTGPIIATTAVLMAVFVPVAFIPGVSGKLYNQFALTVAISVGISAFNSLTLSPALSAAFLRHRGETQFFLFRWFNTGFDRLSHAYANGVRILIRLRWIMLGLFAAGLVATYFVWQKLPSTFLPVEDQGYFFVVIQLPDGASLERTDAVAQKARDILQATPGVDIVGSISGLNFLTSAAQSNSAVEFAILKPWEERGPDQSASKLVGDVRGKLMQIPEAFALSFDPPSIPGIGTTGGFEFVVEDLTGRGSTALNDATQAVIAEARKQPEINPQQLFSPFSTSTPQFNYDLDRAKAKLLGLNLPDVFNTLQIYLGSLYVNDFNLFGRTFRVTIQADKDSRAGAADISRLYVRNASGGMVPLSTLGKLVPFVGPETVPHYNNNASASINGGAAPGYSSGQAVAAMERAAATALPRDFGFEWTGITFQELKAGSIASVVFALAIVFVFLILAAQYESWAMPFMVLLAVPLALFGAFAALWVRGMQIDVYSQIGFVMLIGLAAKNAILIVEFARRRREEGLSIVEASMEAARLRLRPILMTAFAFILGVVPLMIATGAGAASRQSIGTTVFGGMVAATILSLVFVPVFYAVIEQLRERRGGDEPASQHTEPTAKPAFPPLAEAAE; encoded by the coding sequence GTGGTAAACTTCTTCATCCATCGTCCGATCTTCGCCTCGGCGATCGCCATCATCATGGTGCTCGCCGGCACGATTTGTTATTTCCTGCTGCCCGTCTCGCAGTTTCCGGACATCACACCGCCGCAAGTCGTCGTCAGCGCCCACTATCCGGGCGCCAGCGCGCAAGTGGTGGCAGACACGGTGACGACGCCGCTGGAGCAGCAGATCAACGGCGTGCAAGGCATGACCTACATGTCCTCGACGAGCTCCAATGACGGCTCGTCGACCATCACCATCACCTTCGATGTCGGTTATTCCCTGAGCACGGCAGCCGTCGACGTCCAGAACCGCGTCTCGCAGGCCGCCTCGTCGCTGCCGGCGATCGTCAACCAGGGCGGCGTGACGATCAAGAAGCAGAACCCGAACTTCGTGCTCATCGTCAACCTGACCTCGCCCGACCATTCGGTCGATCCGGTGGCGCTCTCCAACCTTGCCTATCTGCAGGTGGTGGATCCGCTGAAGCGGCTGCCTGGTGTCGGCGACGTGCAGATTTTCGGCGAACGGCGTTATTCGATGCGCGTCTGGCTCGATCCGGACAAGCTCGCCAATCTCGGCATCACCGCGGTCGATGTGCAAAATGCCATCGCCGAACAGAACGTCCAGGTGGCGGCCGGCAAGATCGGCCAGTCGCCGGCGCCCGCCGGCACCGCCTTCGAGATGCAGGTCAACGCCGTCGGCCGGTTGAGCGACCCGAAGGAATTCGGCGACATCGTCGTGCGTGCCAACACCGACACCGGCTCGCTGGTGCGGCTGCGCGACGTCGCCCGTATCGAGCTTGGCGCCCTGCAATATTCGTCCTCGGCCTTTTTCGGCAAGGACCCGACCGTGGTGCTCGCCGTTTATCAGATGCCCGGCTCCAACGCGCTCGATCTGCAGCAGCGCGTCAAGGACAAGATGCAGGAACTGTCGGCCCGTTTTCCCAAGGGCGTCGACTATGCGATGCACTACGATACGACGCGCTTCGTCTCGGCCTCGATGCATGACGTGCTGATCACGCTTGGCGAAGCCCTGGTGCTCGTCGTCGCCGTGGTCTTCATCTTCCTGCAAAGCTGGCGCACCACAATCATCCCGACGATCGCCATCCCGGTGTCGCTGGTGGCGACGCTCGTCATCATGGAGATGATGGGCTTCTCGCTCAACATGCTCTCGCTGCTCGGCATGGTGCTGGCGATCGGCCTTGTCGTCGACGATGCCATCGTGGTGGTCGAGAATGTCGAACGACAGCTCGAGGCCGGACTGAAACCGCTGGCGGCGACAAAGGCCGCCATGGCCGAGGTCACCGGCCCGATCATTGCGACCACCGCGGTGCTGATGGCGGTGTTCGTGCCGGTTGCCTTCATTCCCGGTGTCTCCGGCAAGCTCTACAACCAGTTCGCGCTGACGGTGGCGATCTCCGTCGGCATCTCCGCCTTCAACTCGCTGACGCTCAGCCCGGCGCTCAGTGCAGCCTTCCTGCGCCATCGCGGCGAAACGCAATTCTTCCTGTTCCGCTGGTTCAATACGGGCTTCGACAGACTGTCGCATGCCTATGCCAATGGCGTGCGCATCCTTATCCGGCTGCGCTGGATCATGCTTGGCCTCTTCGCCGCCGGCCTGGTCGCCACCTACTTCGTCTGGCAAAAGCTGCCCTCGACCTTCCTTCCGGTCGAGGACCAGGGCTATTTCTTCGTCGTGATCCAGCTGCCCGACGGCGCTTCGCTGGAGCGTACCGATGCAGTGGCACAGAAGGCGCGCGACATCCTGCAGGCAACGCCAGGCGTCGACATCGTCGGCTCGATCAGCGGCCTGAACTTCCTCACCAGCGCGGCGCAGTCGAACTCGGCGGTCGAGTTCGCCATCCTCAAGCCGTGGGAGGAGCGTGGCCCCGACCAGAGCGCCTCGAAGCTCGTCGGCGACGTGCGTGGCAAGCTGATGCAGATTCCGGAGGCTTTTGCGCTCTCCTTCGATCCACCCTCCATCCCCGGCATCGGCACCACGGGCGGCTTCGAATTCGTCGTCGAGGACCTCACCGGCCGCGGCAGCACGGCCCTCAACGACGCCACGCAAGCGGTGATCGCCGAGGCCCGCAAGCAGCCTGAAATCAATCCGCAGCAGCTGTTTTCGCCGTTCTCGACCTCGACGCCGCAGTTCAACTACGATCTCGACCGCGCCAAGGCGAAGCTGCTCGGCCTCAACCTGCCCGACGTCTTCAACACGCTGCAGATCTATCTCGGCTCGCTCTACGTGAACGACTTCAACCTGTTTGGCCGCACCTTCCGGGTGACCATCCAGGCCGACAAGGATTCACGTGCCGGTGCAGCCGACATTTCACGGCTCTATGTGCGCAATGCCTCCGGCGGCATGGTGCCGCTCAGCACGCTGGGGAAACTGGTGCCGTTCGTCGGCCCGGAAACCGTGCCGCACTACAACAACAACGCCTCGGCCAGCATCAATGGCGGCGCCGCTCCCGGTTATTCGTCGGGCCAGGCGGTCGCCGCCATGGAACGGGCCGCGGCGACCGCGCTGCCCAGGGATTTCGGTTTCGAATGGACCGGCATCACTTTCCAGGAGCTCAAGGCGGGGTCGATCGCGTCGGTGGTCTTTGCCCTCGCCATCGTCTTCGTCTTCCTGATCCTGGCGGCGCAGTACGAGAGCTGGGCGATGCCCTTCATGGTGCTGCTGGCCGTGCCGCTCGCACTGTTCGGCGCGTTCGCCGCACTTTGGGTGCGCGGCATGCAGATCGACGTCTATTCGCAGATCGGCTTCGTCATGCTGATCGGCCTGGCGGCCAAGAACGCGATCCTGATCGTCGAGTTCGCAAGACGGCGGCGCGAGGAAGGCCTCAGCATCGTCGAGGCATCAATGGAGGCCGCCCGGCTGAGACTGCGGCCGATCCTGATGACCGCGTTTGCCTTCATCCTCGGCGTGGTGCCGCTGATGATCGCCACCGGTGCGGGTGCCGCCAGCCGCCAGTCCATCGGGACCACCGTGTTCGGCGGCATGGTCGCCGCGACCATCCTGTCGCTGGTGTTCGTGCCGGTCTTCTACGCGGTCATCGAACAGCTGCGCGAACGGCGCGGCGGCGACGAGCCCGCTTCTCAACACACTGAACCAACGGCCAAACCCGCCTTTCCTCCTCTGGCGGAAGCGGCCGAATAA
- a CDS encoding ATP-binding cassette domain-containing protein, with amino-acid sequence MAEPLIRMHNIRKSYGRVQALVDANFHVNEREIVGLLGDNGAGKSTLIKVLSGAVPLTSGDIFIRGKKVTLRDTSDAIAHGIETIYQDSALVTQLSIARNLFLGREPIKPPRFLNRMDQDAMNTVARDLLKQVGISKNIPPTTPIGSLSGGERQAVAIARAMHFDSDLIILDEPTNNLGVAETQGVLSFVRNARDSGHSCIFIAHNIHHVFQVVDRIVVMRRGKVVADDIDPKTTTVTEVERIITGMSDKDIRDALADGKPAH; translated from the coding sequence ATGGCCGAGCCATTGATCCGCATGCACAACATCCGCAAGTCCTATGGCCGCGTGCAGGCGCTGGTGGACGCCAATTTCCATGTCAACGAGCGTGAGATCGTCGGCCTGCTGGGCGACAATGGCGCCGGCAAATCGACGCTGATCAAGGTTCTCTCCGGCGCGGTGCCGCTGACCAGCGGGGATATTTTCATCCGCGGCAAGAAGGTCACCTTGCGCGATACCAGCGACGCCATCGCCCACGGCATCGAGACCATCTACCAGGACTCCGCCCTGGTCACGCAATTGTCGATCGCGCGCAACCTGTTCCTGGGTCGAGAACCGATCAAGCCGCCGCGCTTCCTCAACCGCATGGACCAGGACGCCATGAACACGGTCGCCCGCGATCTGCTCAAACAGGTCGGAATCTCCAAGAACATCCCGCCGACGACACCGATCGGCTCGCTCTCCGGCGGCGAGCGGCAGGCGGTCGCGATCGCGCGCGCCATGCATTTCGACAGCGACCTGATCATCCTCGACGAGCCGACCAACAATCTCGGCGTGGCAGAGACCCAAGGCGTGCTCAGCTTCGTGCGCAACGCCCGCGATTCCGGCCACTCCTGCATCTTCATCGCGCACAACATCCACCATGTCTTCCAGGTGGTCGACCGCATCGTCGTCATGCGCAGGGGCAAGGTGGTCGCCGACGACATCGATCCGAAGACGACAACCGTGACGGAAGTCGAGCGCATCATCACCGGCATGTCGGACAAGGACATCCGCGACGCCCTCGCCGACGGCAAGCCGGCGCACTGA
- a CDS encoding substrate-binding domain-containing protein, translating into MLTRLRLVLYGLLIALTVIPAAAQAKTFYWISHGGPADPVWTYFLAGAKQWAKDTGNTVNTSFHNGDVASQQEAVRAALSAKADGIVTTSPDPGSLVEIVKEARAANVPIINFNTPDPKANFNAYVGGDNVTFGKHWAQYLVDKGLVKKGDFVWMPVEIPGATYGVQEEEGIKSVFGPLGITYEVTEATLDQAEVINRMVDYLTAHKGKVNAIIGLGDLVTGSIKRVFDQVGVKPGEIPVVGWGNSLDTTQEVLNGYVNAGQWQDPQATSYVALSLANMAASGIPPGFNVITGALYEKDTAAVYDKILSGK; encoded by the coding sequence ATGCTGACGAGACTAAGACTTGTGCTCTACGGCCTGCTGATCGCGCTGACGGTCATTCCGGCAGCCGCGCAGGCCAAGACGTTCTACTGGATTTCACATGGCGGGCCGGCCGACCCGGTCTGGACCTACTTCCTCGCCGGCGCCAAGCAATGGGCCAAGGACACCGGCAACACGGTCAACACGTCGTTCCACAATGGCGACGTCGCCTCGCAGCAAGAGGCGGTCCGTGCCGCCCTCTCGGCCAAGGCCGACGGCATCGTCACCACCAGCCCCGATCCGGGCAGCTTGGTCGAGATCGTCAAGGAAGCGCGCGCGGCCAACGTCCCGATCATCAACTTCAACACGCCCGATCCCAAGGCCAATTTCAACGCCTATGTCGGCGGCGACAACGTCACTTTCGGCAAGCACTGGGCGCAATATCTGGTCGACAAAGGCCTGGTGAAGAAGGGCGACTTCGTCTGGATGCCGGTCGAGATCCCCGGCGCCACCTACGGCGTGCAGGAAGAAGAAGGCATCAAGAGCGTCTTCGGACCGCTCGGCATCACCTATGAAGTGACCGAAGCGACGCTCGACCAGGCCGAGGTGATCAACCGCATGGTCGACTACCTCACCGCCCACAAGGGCAAGGTCAACGCCATCATCGGCCTGGGCGACCTCGTAACCGGTTCGATCAAGCGCGTGTTCGACCAGGTCGGCGTCAAGCCGGGCGAAATTCCGGTGGTCGGCTGGGGCAACTCGCTCGACACCACCCAGGAAGTGCTGAACGGCTATGTCAATGCCGGCCAGTGGCAGGATCCGCAGGCGACCAGCTATGTGGCGCTGTCGCTCGCCAACATGGCGGCCAGCGGCATTCCTCCGGGCTTCAACGTCATCACCGGCGCGCTCTATGAGAAGGACACCGCGGCGGTCTACGACAAGATCCTGTCCGGCAAATAA
- a CDS encoding LacI family DNA-binding transcriptional regulator encodes MKATVSDIARNCGLSTATVDRVLNNRPGASAANRQRVMEAAKQLGYLPVADQVTLPSRPANLEFFLPIGSNDFMHDLAKHIEDYASRLPLVASCRIHNLAGISPNALQTAVEKLSLRANGVGVIAVDHPRTRNILRDMVEAGIRLVTLVSDIPAAPRSAYVGIDNRVAGRTAALLMGRFLGGREGQLAMVVGSRSYRGHEEREMGFRSVLGEEFPNLTVSSAVEINDEPDASYAATMKALRNEPELLGIYCVGAGRSGIAKAIRETRPNRKPVFICHDLTRETRGYLVDDLADVVIDQNARLIAEQSVIQLLGSIASSAPYLTRKFIEPRLIFRENVPVQ; translated from the coding sequence ATGAAGGCTACCGTCTCCGACATCGCCAGGAACTGCGGGCTGTCGACCGCGACGGTCGACAGGGTGCTCAACAACCGGCCCGGAGCGAGTGCCGCCAACCGGCAACGCGTCATGGAGGCCGCCAAGCAGCTCGGCTATCTACCGGTCGCCGACCAGGTGACGCTTCCCTCGAGGCCCGCAAACCTGGAATTCTTCCTGCCGATCGGCTCGAACGACTTCATGCACGACCTGGCAAAGCACATCGAGGACTACGCCTCGCGCCTGCCGCTGGTGGCGTCCTGCCGGATTCACAATCTCGCCGGTATCTCGCCCAATGCCTTGCAGACCGCGGTCGAAAAGCTGTCGCTGCGCGCCAACGGCGTCGGTGTCATCGCGGTCGATCATCCCAGGACGCGCAACATCCTGCGCGACATGGTCGAGGCCGGTATCCGGCTGGTGACGCTGGTGTCCGATATTCCGGCCGCTCCCCGCTCGGCCTATGTCGGCATCGACAACCGCGTGGCGGGACGGACGGCGGCACTTTTGATGGGACGCTTTCTCGGCGGCCGCGAGGGGCAGCTGGCGATGGTCGTCGGTTCGCGTTCCTATCGCGGCCATGAAGAGCGCGAGATGGGCTTCCGCTCCGTGCTTGGCGAGGAGTTTCCCAACCTCACCGTCAGCAGCGCCGTCGAGATCAATGACGAGCCCGATGCCAGCTATGCCGCAACCATGAAAGCGTTGCGCAACGAGCCGGAACTGCTCGGCATCTATTGCGTCGGCGCCGGGCGCTCCGGCATTGCCAAGGCGATCCGGGAAACCAGGCCCAACCGCAAGCCGGTCTTCATCTGCCACGATCTGACAAGGGAGACACGCGGCTACCTCGTCGACGACCTCGCCGACGTCGTCATCGACCAGAACGCCAGGCTGATCGCGGAGCAGTCGGTGATCCAACTGCTCGGCTCGATCGCATCATCGGCGCCCTATCTCACCCGCAAATTCATCGAGCCGCGACTGATCTTCCGGGAAAACGTGCCCGTGCAGTGA
- a CDS encoding efflux RND transporter periplasmic adaptor subunit, with protein sequence MRKWKIALGTAVALGAISVASVHLLDMGNLSLNAGTAGAAPAPAAFVMPVPVANVVKKTIPIYLDYAARTEPIRSITLQARVPGYLQEQTAQDGADVRQGDLLYRISPDDFQASLDQAKAQVQRDTATLDYARSNLGRGTELAKSGYLDKDSFDQRTSTLREAQASLALNQAAVRTAELNLSYAEIHAPFAGRLGRNQASVGTLVSVAGTVLNTLVQLDPIYVTFNPSETDLAQIEEARAAGPIEVEVLLPGETEAHQKGELTFIDNTIDHSTGTITARATIGNAKFTLLPGQYVRVRLHVKQQPDALMVPQVALGSSQLGKYLYVVGKGNTVDQRLVSLGPTSGDMVAILSGVAEGDQVITGNLQKIGPGMPISPLPQKPAT encoded by the coding sequence ATGCGTAAATGGAAAATCGCGTTGGGAACGGCTGTCGCGCTGGGTGCGATCTCGGTGGCCAGTGTCCACCTGCTGGACATGGGCAATCTCAGCCTGAATGCCGGCACGGCCGGGGCCGCGCCGGCTCCAGCAGCGTTCGTCATGCCGGTGCCGGTGGCGAACGTGGTCAAGAAGACGATCCCGATCTATCTCGACTATGCCGCGCGGACCGAGCCGATCCGCAGCATCACGCTGCAGGCACGCGTCCCCGGCTATTTGCAGGAACAGACGGCGCAAGACGGCGCCGACGTGCGGCAAGGCGACCTGCTCTACAGGATCTCGCCCGATGACTTCCAGGCCTCGCTCGACCAGGCGAAGGCACAGGTTCAGCGCGACACGGCGACCCTCGATTATGCACGTTCCAATCTCGGCCGCGGTACCGAACTCGCCAAGAGCGGCTACCTGGACAAGGACAGCTTCGACCAGCGCACCAGCACCTTGCGCGAGGCGCAGGCGTCGCTGGCGCTGAACCAGGCGGCTGTGCGCACGGCCGAGCTCAATTTGAGCTACGCTGAAATCCACGCGCCGTTCGCTGGACGTCTGGGCCGCAACCAGGCTTCCGTGGGAACGCTGGTCAGCGTTGCCGGCACCGTGCTCAACACCCTGGTGCAGCTCGACCCAATCTACGTCACCTTCAATCCGAGCGAGACGGATCTGGCGCAGATCGAGGAAGCGCGTGCCGCCGGCCCGATCGAGGTCGAGGTCCTGCTTCCCGGTGAGACCGAGGCCCACCAGAAGGGCGAGCTCACCTTTATCGACAACACGATCGATCACTCGACCGGCACGATCACCGCACGCGCCACAATCGGCAACGCCAAGTTCACGCTCTTGCCTGGCCAGTATGTTCGCGTGCGGCTGCACGTCAAACAACAGCCCGATGCGCTGATGGTGCCGCAGGTCGCACTGGGATCAAGCCAACTCGGCAAGTATCTCTATGTCGTCGGCAAGGGCAATACGGTCGACCAGCGGCTGGTTTCGCTGGGGCCGACCAGCGGCGACATGGTCGCCATTCTCAGCGGCGTCGCTGAAGGCGACCAGGTGATCACAGGCAATCTGCAGA